Part of the Nostoc sp. ATCC 53789 genome, AGCATTACTCAGATTAGTTTCATCTAAGTCAGCGTCAATTAGGATGGCATTACTTAGATCGACTCCGTTGAGGTCGGCTTTATCTAGGTTCGCACCTCGAAGGTTACAGCCTTGACATTTTCTGGTGGATAAAAGCTGTTGAACTGGATCGCTTGTCGCAGTTACAAGGGTGGGAGGAGTTGGAACACTCTCTGAATTTTGCTGATTTGTTTGTAGAGGTGTAGTTGGAACGGGGGCTAGATTTGGTTCTGCCGCCTGTGGTTGTTCAGGTTTAGAACATCCGATTACAACTCCTGCTGCTAAGATAGCGATCGCAGTTAGACTAATTTTTTTCTTTACAGCTACAGACTTCAATTTTCGATCAACCTCTTCTACTTTACATCAATTCTTAATTTAGCAATTCAGGCAGTAATGCAAATCTATCTTAAGTTTAAAAAATGATAATTTAGCTTGTTAGTTCTGGGTTAGCTCACAAGATGAAAATATACTCTCAACGACTCTGTTTAGAACCACTAAAACCGCATCATGCCGAACTGCTTTTTGATGGATTACAGAGTGAGAGTATATACAACTTTATCGAAGATATACCGCCACAAAGTGTTGAATCGCTTCGCGATCGCTACATGATATTGGCACGTCGTCAATCACCAGATGGTACGGAGATTTGGTTGAATTGGGCTGTCTGGTCTTTTATCGAAAAATGCTACGTTGGATATGTTCAAGCAACAATTACTGTAGATAATGGTGCAATCATTGGATATGTATTTTTCCCTAATTTCTGGGGAAAAGGTTATGCACGCGAAGCAGTGAATTGGATGATTAGTTATTTAGTTGAAACCTACAAAAATATTGATTTTTGCGCTTACGTTAATGTCCAGAATCACCGTTCTATTGCTTTATTGCATAATCTGGGATTTGTCCGCTCAACATTTTTTCCAAATATTGAGTCTAATCAAGATGAATTTAACCAGGAAGTACAGTACCGAAAAGGCTGATAGATAATTAAATTCAGATTATTGGTTTTACAAATGCACAACAATTTGCATTTATTAACACCAGGTTTGCACAACATGACCCTTCAACTCTTGTCCTAACCAAGGTGTATTTTGTGAAAGTGTATAAAGACTTTTTCGTTCAACTTTCCAGATTTGCTGGGGGTCAAATAAAGTAAGTTCAGCTGGTTGATGAGGTAGAATTGCACTGACTTCTTGCCCCAAACATTTTGCTGGACTGGTACTTAATGCCCGCCATAATTCTAAAGCTGTAAATTCCTCAGTTTCAACGAGATATTGCCACAACAAAGGTAATGCTAATTCTAAACCAATTGCTCCTGGAGGGGCTTCGGCAAAGGCTTGGACTTTTTCTTCGTAGCTGTAGGGTGTGTGATCGATAGCGATCGCATCGATCACACCCGCACGTACCCCTGCACGTAACGCCGCGACATCATGCGGATTTCCTAAAGGCGGGTCTAAATGCAAGCTAGTGTGATAACTCTTAACTGCTTTTGTATCGAGTAAAAGGTGCATCCAGGTGGTGCTGGCGGTGATGGGTAAACCAGCAGCCTTGGCTGAGGCGATTAATTCCACGCTGCGAGATGTGGAGACGCGCATGATATGGACTGGTGTACCGATCGCTGCAACCAATTCAAGCATTGCTGCGATCGCAG contains:
- a CDS encoding pentapeptide repeat-containing protein — protein: MKSVAVKKKISLTAIAILAAGVVIGCSKPEQPQAAEPNLAPVPTTPLQTNQQNSESVPTPPTLVTATSDPVQQLLSTRKCQGCNLRGANLDKADLNGVDLSNAILIDADLDETNLSNANLSGADLTDADLGKANLTGANLSKANFTKADLEDANLTNANVTNAIFTGADLERVIGLRR
- a CDS encoding GNAT family N-acetyltransferase; amino-acid sequence: MKIYSQRLCLEPLKPHHAELLFDGLQSESIYNFIEDIPPQSVESLRDRYMILARRQSPDGTEIWLNWAVWSFIEKCYVGYVQATITVDNGAIIGYVFFPNFWGKGYAREAVNWMISYLVETYKNIDFCAYVNVQNHRSIALLHNLGFVRSTFFPNIESNQDEFNQEVQYRKG